The genome window ATGATGCTCGCGCCGAAGCACCAGCGCGGCGAGGCGCTGTGGCGGTCGGTGACTCCGGGCGTCCGCAACGACGTGGTCGAACAGGAGGGAGAGTTGCTCGACAGGGCGTGGGAGATGCTCGACTTCTTCGAGATAGACCACCTCGCCGAGGAGTACGCGGGCAACCTCTCGGGCGGCCAGCGAAAACTGCTGGAGATGGCGCGCGCGCTGCTGACCGACCCCGACATGCTCCTGCTGGACGAACCGTTCGCGGGCGTCAACCCCTCGCTGGAACACCGTCTACTCGAACACGTCCACGAGTTGCGCGAACAGGGCTACACGTTCCTGTTGGTCGAACACGACATGGACCTCATCATGGAGAACTGCGAGCACGTCATCGTCATGCACCAGGGGAAGGTGCTCACCGAAGGGACACCGGCCGACATCAAGCAGAACGAACAGGTCGTCGAGGCCTACCTCGGGGGGACCGTATGACGCTCCTCAAGGTGCGCGACCTCGACGCCGGCTACGGCGACTTACAGATTCTCACCGACGTCGACCTGAACGTCGAAGACGGCGAGTACGTCACCATCGTCGGCCCCAACGGCGCGGGAAAGTCGACGGTGATGAAATCCGTCTTCGGGCTGACGACCCACATGGGCGGCACCGTCAGCTTCGACGACACCGACATCACGGGTGCGAACCCCGAGGACATCATTCGACTCGGCTTGGGCTACGTCCCGCAGAACGACAACGTGTTCGGGGCGCTCACCGTCCAAGAGAACCTCGAGATGGGCGCGTACATCCTCGACGACGTCCCACAGAACTCGCTCGACATGGTGTACGAGCGGTTCCCCATCCTCCGAGAGCGACGCGAGCAGAAGGCCGGAACGATGAGCGGCGGTCAGCAGCAGATGCTGGCGATGGGCCGCGCGCTGATGCTCGACCCAGACCTGCTCCTCCTCGACGAACCGAGCGCCGGACTCGCGCCGGACCTCGTCGACGAGATGTTCGACAAGATCGACGAGATAAACGAGGCCGGGACGGCTATCCTGATGGTCGAACAGAACGCGAAGGAGGCGCTCAGACGCTGCGACCGCGGCTACGTCCTCGTCAACGGACGGAACCGCTACATGGACACCGGAGAGGCGCTGTTGAACGACGACGAGGTCAGACGGGACTTCCTCGGCGGGTAGTCGGTCGCCTCAACCCCTTGTCGTCACCGAGACGAGGACACTCCGAAACGGCTTTTTTCGACGCGTGAACGTGTAGACTCCATGCGAGAGAACCACCGTTCGATGCCCGAGCAACAGCAGGTCGCCGCGTTTCTCGACGAGTACGAGATGCACGCCGACCCGGCGTACCAACTGCTCGACCTGACGTCCGAAGTCGGCGAACTCGCCGCCGACGCGACGAAATCCTCGCAGTGGGGCGCGTCGCCCGAGGAACTCGACGTGGAGAGCGACGAACTCGGCGACGCGCTCTTTTCGCTTCTGACGGTCGCCGAGTCGCTCGACATCGACGCGGGCGACGCGCTCCGCGAGTCGCTCGAGAAGTATCAGCGGCGAATCGTCGACACTGGAAGCGCGTCGTCGGGCGAATAAAATCGGAGTCGAACCTGTCGTCGGGCTCAGCTACTGAGCGCCGCGTCGATGACCGACGAGTACGACGACTCGCCGATGTTGAACGACACCTGGTTCGTCACCGTGCCGTCGAACTCGCTCTCGAACACTTCGGCGAAGCGCTCGGAGAGCTGTTGGCCGTAGTCGTTGTTGACGTACAGCGTCGCCGCGGATTCGGCGTCGAGGCGCTCGGAGGCGACCTGCGCCATCACGCGGCCCTGCAGGAAGTCCGAGGGTGCGGTCCGGAAGATGAAGTCGTTGTCGTCGAGGTTCGAAACCGACAGCGCCGTACTCGACGGCGAGCAGCCGACGACCTCGTTCGGGATGAACGCCTCCTGGGAGACGGGGACGTTGACGCCCGAGGACGCCGACCCGCACACCGCGGGGACGCCCGCGCTGACGAGCGAGTTCGCCGCCGAGACGCCGGCGTCCGGCGAGGTCTGCGAGTCTTCGATCTGCGCGTTAACCGTGAGGTCGACGTTCGCGTCGTTGACCTGCATCACGGGGAGTCGCGCCGCGCGAATCATCGGCTGACCGAC of Haloprofundus halophilus contains these proteins:
- a CDS encoding ABC transporter ATP-binding protein, translating into MSETTKTTETTQSTAAQQPTEAVDDPTSTDPAEYPLRVENLRKTFGGIVAVDDASFEVERGTLTGLIGPNGAGKSTTFNLITGMYTPDRGRVVFNGEEITGLPPHRVADRGLVRTFQIARELSEMTVLENMMLAPKHQRGEALWRSVTPGVRNDVVEQEGELLDRAWEMLDFFEIDHLAEEYAGNLSGGQRKLLEMARALLTDPDMLLLDEPFAGVNPSLEHRLLEHVHELREQGYTFLLVEHDMDLIMENCEHVIVMHQGKVLTEGTPADIKQNEQVVEAYLGGTV
- a CDS encoding MazG nucleotide pyrophosphohydrolase domain-containing protein, with protein sequence MPEQQQVAAFLDEYEMHADPAYQLLDLTSEVGELAADATKSSQWGASPEELDVESDELGDALFSLLTVAESLDIDAGDALRESLEKYQRRIVDTGSASSGE
- a CDS encoding ABC transporter ATP-binding protein — translated: MTLLKVRDLDAGYGDLQILTDVDLNVEDGEYVTIVGPNGAGKSTVMKSVFGLTTHMGGTVSFDDTDITGANPEDIIRLGLGYVPQNDNVFGALTVQENLEMGAYILDDVPQNSLDMVYERFPILRERREQKAGTMSGGQQQMLAMGRALMLDPDLLLLDEPSAGLAPDLVDEMFDKIDEINEAGTAILMVEQNAKEALRRCDRGYVLVNGRNRYMDTGEALLNDDEVRRDFLGG